A region from the Musa acuminata AAA Group cultivar baxijiao chromosome BXJ1-10, Cavendish_Baxijiao_AAA, whole genome shotgun sequence genome encodes:
- the LOC103969698 gene encoding uncharacterized protein LOC103969698 isoform X3 encodes MARKGCTRRELLDRWSAIQEELDGDDPSPSRERRILRTKEEWFSDSFNFLVDLPAENHIWCDYSDLMGPLLETFHNFFRDTNSVSPLKLLWKRVSRELGHCTQCICQHHQAQEYYNVEYETDSVDPLLTVLHRLDEERVTEHLKDINMRIRCKEYDPESHGTEVVSVMFEVLMFPILLDDQSLVNEFQFFIEAVDESHEVTLSSNQQYPGIYALLFLKGGRARAVGFRLAGCMGKLRRATDLEPLQPLLRKYIGFLEAEILPSTSEVLRPRVQLERINVWNGIKTLLGFLEAEALEDGILEKYPVFLSFVLNHVSDDTPEFSFAVACLRTLFEMLGCKLWLRTTLSPSMMRNTLLGQCFHTLNEKSHKDIFDLFLPFLQSLESLQDGEHEKQRRHFLYFLLHQVTQSRNFSNLMRKNACKIALLIIQRGYSMNPPCPPFECAHMWGPSLVGSLKDSSLHSSLRQPAFDLINTIIISDASALMSLKSKFNDAFHIRANVPQISLDDEDDQLFSYDVEEKDNSCWSEFGVQNKLTSLVCAEWACIPMLWFEALTKVDPSMLPISFSKAVFWALSHISLLEFGSIIEFSSSIEEFLSLNAREILSSFGWEIPTGSDDGGDGKESRNSVRASSMASFLTKTLKRLAAHFVLQIEQHELQKQWTWEPRMAESLILLIIDPDDSIRQADRVILEHVSRTRGLTSGLQFLCSSASSLSAMFSGLRYALQQVPVHLLVTNFHNLHHLFFILRKVLKEVVTSDKKSVKMDTKSTNPLFEGGFLHQPYFENLPDRPPGSSGTIVDMKSWEKFSCFLSAVVWPTIVQCLEEGKELVNSKNCQMTCVRLLETLPVVYEKLSFSLSELSGNLACFTHDIFDLKWFLRLVEWGRSSLIVVSRHWKQCILSLVNYLKSSHTIKTSCNLGAIEAIVSHDTVAVDKLKEKVLQLKISLAEDVVQFYDQKVLRPKTLLSEPSYVKKSSVSETYVCNDQVCSGATFPPQTIGNQDVIILSDDEIEKKVSRDLVITGALPDNHLDSTCLSEDGLKNVPSLKSSGNSQVPSQRANKDVVINSSVSSMVESAVCEGTSSMILPKSIETDGVSQSCNTSDIVSSLKKAKLSSQPFLHQLSSQNYSSELRKDDAVIKELIRQDDDVLERALDRSRHAKLLPAKHSISVPKRQIVQLQLPTKNKFGSLNKTDLGARRLKPPKLDDWYRPILELDYFVLVGLTTDNEDGKSALTNLREIPLCFQSSSHYVEIFRPLVLEEFKAQLHSSYIENSGDDMSCSSICLLSVERVDDFHLIRGCLDGTDTVASRVCAENDLVLLTKEPLQNAAQHVHVLGKVERREKSDKSRSIVLVIRLYLPSSSSRFNKARRLLTERSKWFSSRIMSMTPQLREFQALSSLHDIPMLPIILNPVNHSAGHLASKKVQLDKLSRYMQKMFISSYNGSQIQAISTAIGSSEPKKTLELSLIQGPPGTGKTRTIVAIVSAWLALQKVHKSHCFKTPSAHSIHDKNESSHSKGLISQSAALARAWQDAAFAKQLMKDAEKDSSVPTERPSRGRILICAQSNAAVDELVSRISEGLYGSDGKVFKSYLVRVGNSRTVHPRSLPFFIDTLVEQRLAEEMNNQISGKNDKDVESSSSLRAKLEKVVDSIRLYESKRAKIEENEMNTSSSINNKPSQKGDPLEISDAAIGAKLNILYGQKKAICADLATAQARERKVSEESRSLRHKIRKSILKEAEIVVTTLSGCGGDIYGVCSESASSNRYGKFSEQNLFDIVIIDEAAQALEPATLIPLQLLKSNGTKCIMVGDPKQLPATVLSNVASKFLYECSMFERLQRAGHPVIMLNEQYRMHPEICRFPSMHFYENKLLNGAEMEGRSALFHENCCLGPYMFFDIVDGHEHHGKNSGSVSLYNEAEVEVAVEILKFLKKRFT; translated from the exons GTTTTCAGATTCCTTCAACTTTTTGGTTGATTTACCAGCGGAAAATCATATCTGGTGTGACTACTCAGACTTAATGGGACCTCTTTTGGAGACATTCCATAACTTTTTCAGAGATACAAATTCTGTATCACCTCTTAAGCTTTTGTGGAAGCGGGTTTCTCGAGAACTGGGGCATTGCACACAATGTATATGTCAGCATCATCAGGCTCAAGAATATTACAATGTTGAATATGAAACAGATTCTGTTGATCCTCTACTGACAGTATTGCACCGTCTAGACGAAGAGAGGGTAACAGAACATCTTAAAGATATTAATATGCGAATTCGCTGTAAGGAGTATGATCCAGAATCTCATGGGACAGAAGTTGTTAGCGTGATGTTTGAA GTGCTAATgtttcctatcttattggatgacCAATCACTTGTTAATGAGTTTCAGTTCTTTATTGAAGCTGTTGATGAGTCTCATGAAGTTACTCTCTCAAGCAATCAACAGTATCCA GGAATATATGCTCTACTTTTTCTTAAAGGTGGGCGGGCAAGGGCAGTTGGATTTCGTCTAGCTGGATGCATGGGGAAACTGAG GAGAGCAACAGATCTGGAGCCCTTGCAACCTTTGTTGAGGAAATATATTGGCTTTCTTGAAGCAGAGATTTTACCATCAACTTCAGAAGTGTTAAGACCAAGAGTGCAACTTGAGCGCATAAATGTATGGAACGGGATCAAGACATT ACTTGGCTTTCTTGAGGCGGAAGCACTTGAAGATGGGATATTGGAGAAATATCCTGTTTTTCTGAGTTTTGTACTAAACCATGTCAGTGATGACACACCTGAATTCTCTTTTGCTGTTGCTTGTCTTAGGACATTATTTGAAATGCTTG GATGTAAGCTATGGTTGAGAACAACATTATCACCCAGTATGATGCGCAACACGCTTTTGGGACAGTGCTTTCACACTCTCAATGAGAAAAGTCATAAAGATATATTTGATCTTTTTCTACCATTTTTGCAG TCTCTTGAATCTTTGCAAGATGGTGAACATGAAAAGCaacgaagacattttctttattttctccttCATCAAGTAACTCAAAGTAGAAACTTCAGCAATTTAATGCGAAAAAATGCTTGTAAG attGCACTTCTCATCATCCAACGTGGCTATTCAATGAATCCTCCATGCCCACCTTTTGAATGTGCTCACATGTG GGGTCCATCTTTGGTCGGCTCATTAAAGGATTCATCTCTTCATAGTTCTTTGCGTCAGCCAGCATTTGATCTCATCAATACCATTATAATTTCTGATGCCTCTGCTTTGATGTCTTTAAAATCAAAGTTCAATGATGCTTTCCACATTCGTGCAAACGTCCCACAAATATCGCTTGATGATGAAGATGATCAACTATTTTCTTATGATGTTGAAGAGAAGGATAATAGCTGTTGGAGTGAATTTGGTGTCCAGAACAAGCTTACCTCTCTTGTATGTGCAGAATGGGCTTGTATTCCCATGTTATGGTTTGAAGCTTTAACTAAAGTAGACCCCTCTATGCTTCCTATATCTTTTTCCAAGGCTGTTTTCTGGGCTTTATCTCATATTTCATTATTAGAGTTTGGTTCCATCATAGAATTCTCATCCTCCATTGAAGAGTTCCTGTCATTAAATGCTAGAGAAATTTTGTCATCATTTGGGTGGGAAATCCCTACTGGATCAGATGATGGTGGTGATGGAAAGGAGTCCAGAAACTCTGTTAGGGCATCATCCATGGCTTCTTTCCTAACAAAAACACTCAAGAG GCTTGCTGCCCACTTCGTATTGCAAATCGAGCAACATGAACTTCAGAAGCAGTGGACATGGGAACCAAGAATGGCAGAGAGCTTGATACTTTTGATTATAGATCCTGATGAT AGCATAAGACAAGCTGATAGAGTGATCCTGGAACATGTTTCAAGGACACGGGGTCTGACTTCTGGACTTCAGTTTCTTTGCTCTAGTGCATCTTCTCTGTCTGCTATGTTTTCAGGGTTGAGATATGCATTACAACAG GTACCGGTTCATTTGCTCGTGACAAATTTTCATAATCTTCACCACTTATTTTTCATCCTGCGCAAAGTTTTAAAGGAAGTGGTTACTTCTGATAAAAAATCAGTTAAAATGGATACAAAATCTACAAATCCTTTATTCGAGGGGGGCTTTTTGCATCAACCCTATTTTGAAAATTTGCCAGACCGACCACCTGGAAGCTCAGGAACCATAGTGGATATGAAATCTTGGGAGAAGTTTAGTTGCTTTCTATCAGCAGTTGTATGGCCAACAATTGTACAATGTCTAGAGGAAGGAAAGGAGCTTGTCAATAGCAAAAATTGTCAG ATGACATGTGTTCGATTGCTTGAGACTCTTCCTGTTGTTTATGAAAAACTCAGCTTCTCATTATCTGAGTTGTCTGGCAATCTAGCATGCTTTACCCATGATATATTTGACTTAAAGTGGTTCTTGCGTTTGGTGGAGTGGGGGAGATCTTCTCTCATTGTTGTTAGTAGACACTGGAAGCAGTGCATTCTTTCTCTGGTGAACTATTTAAAAAGTTCACACACAATTAAGACATCTTGCAATCTTGGTGCTATTGAAGCAATTGTGTCGCATG ATACTGTAGCAGTTGATAAGCTGAAGGAGAAGGTGCTTCAACTTAAGATATCATTGGCTGAAGATGTTGTTCAATTTTATGATCAGAAAGTCCTGCGGCCAAAAACATTACTTTCTGAGCCTTCGTATGTGAAGAAAAGTTCTGTTTCAGAGACTTATGTCTGTAATGATCAAGTTTGCAGTGGGGCGACATTTCCACCTCAAACAATTGGGAACCAAGATGTTATTATTCTTTCagatgatgaaatagaaaagaaGGTTTCCCGTGACTTAGTTATTACAGGGGCCTTACCAGATAACCATTTAGACAGTACTTGCCTGTCAGAAGATGGATTGAAGAATGTTCCATCATTAAAATCTTCTGGGAACTCTCAGGTTCCTTCTCAAAGGGCAAATAAGGATGTGGTTATCAATAGCAGTGTGTCTTCGATGGTTGAGTCAGCTGTctgtgaaggcacaagtagtatgATTCTTCCAAAGAGCATAGAAACAGATGGAGTAAGTCAGTCATGTAATACAAGTGACATCGTCTCATCACTTAAAAAAGCCAAGTTATCTAGCCAACCTTTTCTTCATCAATTATCTTCTCAAAATTACTCTTCGGAACTAAGAAAAGATGATGCTGTCATCAAGGAGTTGATTCGTCAAGATGATGATGTCTTAGAGCGTGCCCTTGATAGATCTAGGCATGCAAAATTGCTGCCAGCAAAGCACAGCATCTCTGTACCTAAAAGGCAAATCGTTCAGCTTCAGTtgcctacaaaaaataaatttggttCTCTTAATAAGACAGACTTGGGGGCTAGAAGACTTAAACCTCCAAAATTAGATGACTGGTATAGACCCATCTTAGAATTGGACTATTTTGTTCTTGTGGGATTAACCACTGATAATGAAGATGGAAAATCTGCTTTAACCAATTTAAGAGAGATACCTTTATGTTTTCAATCATCAAGCCATTATGTTGAGATTTTCCGGCCATTGGTATTGGAAGAATTTAAAGCCCAATTACATAGTTCATATATTGAAAATTCTGGGGATGACATGTCCTGTAGCAGCATATGCTTACTTTCAGTTGAAAGGGTAGATGATTTTCATCTGATTCGTGGCTGCCTTGATGGCACTGACACTGTTGCATCAAGAGTATGTGCTGAAAATGACTTAGTTTTGCTAACAAAGGAACCCCTACAAAATGCAGCCCAACATGTGCATGTACTTGGAAAG GTGGAGAGGCGTGAGAAAAGTGATAAAAGTCGATCAATAGTTCTTGTAATCAGGTTATATCTTCCAAGTAGTTCTTCACGCTTTAACAAAGCAAGAAGGCTACTTACAGAACGAAGTAAATGGTTTTCAAGTCGGATCATGAGTATGACCCCTCAACTTCGGGAGTTTCAGGCTCTTTCCTCACTACATGACATCCCTATGCTTCCAATCATCCTAAATCCAGTCAATCATTCTGCTGGACATCTTGCATCTAAGAAGGTTCAACTGGATAAGCTTTCTCGGTACATGCAGAAAATGTTTATATCATCATATAATGGCAGTCAGATTCAAGCTATTAGCACTGCCATTGGGTCATCGGAACCCAAGAAGACCTTAGAACTTTCCCTCATACAGGGTCCTCCAG GAACTGGCAAAACTAGAACTATTGTTGCTATAGTAAGTGCATGGCTTGCTTtacaaaaagttcataagagccaTTGTTTTAAAACTCCAAGCGCTCATTCAATACATGACAAGAATGAATCTAGTCATTCAAAAGGACTTATTAGTCAGTCTGCTGCATTGGCAAGAGCTTGGCAGGATGCAGCCTTTGCTAAACAACTGATGAAGGATGCAGAAAAAGATTCTTCTGTACCAACAGAACGTCCTTCACGAGGAAGAATTCTTATCTGTGCGCAGTCAAATGCTGCTGTCGATGAATTGGTATCCAGAATCAGTGAGGGACTTTATGGGAGTGATGGGAAGGTATTCAAATCTTATCTAGTGCGGGTTGGAAATTCAAGAACAGTTCATCCTCGTTCACTACCCTTTTTCATTGATACACTTGTTGAACAACGTTTGGCAGAAGAAATGAACAACCAAATCAGCGGAAAAAATGATAAAGATGTAGAATCTTCTAGTTCACTTCGTGCAAAACTTGAAAAGGTTGTAGACAGTATAAGATTATATGAATCTAAGCGTGCTAAAATAGAAGAAAATGAAATGAATACCAGCAGTTCAATCAATAACAAGCCTTCCCAGAAAGGTGATCCACTAGAAATTTCTGATGCTGCAATCGGTGCAAAGCTCAATATTTTGTATGGACAGAAGAAGGCAATTTGTGCTGATCTTGCGACTGCTCAGGCCCGAGAAAGGAAAGTTTCTGAGGAAAGTAGGTCCCTCAGGCATAAAATTCGAAAATCTATCCTCAAGGAGGCAGAAATTGTGGTTACAACTCTTAGTGGGTGTGGTGGTGATATATATGGCGTTTGCTCTGAATCTGCTTCCAGTAATAGATATGGAAAATTTTCTGAACAGAACTTGTTTGATATTGTTATTATTGATGAGGCAGCCCAA GCTCTTGAACCAGCAACACTAATTCCGCTTCAGCTTCTCAAGTCAAATGGAACCAAGTGTATAATG GTTGGCGATCCCAAGCAGCTTCCTGCTACGGTGCTCTCTAATGTTGCGAGCAAATTTCTCTATGAGTGCAGTATGTTTGAGCGATTACAGAGAGCTGGTCACCCCGTAATAATGCTAAATGAACAG TATCGCATGCATCCTGAGATATGCAGATTTCCATCAATGCACTTTTATGAGAACAAGTTACTAAATGGTGCTGAGATGGAAGGCAGGTCAGCTTTATTCCATGAGAATTGTTGTCTTGGTCCCTACATGTTCTTCGATATTGTTGATGGTCACGAACATCATGGAAAGAATTCTGGTTCTGTATCCCTTTATAATGAGGCTGAGGTTGAGGTAGCAGTTGAAATATTGAAATTCTTAAAGAAAAG